From a single Anabas testudineus chromosome 5, fAnaTes1.2, whole genome shotgun sequence genomic region:
- the LOC113155033 gene encoding transmembrane protein 233, whose protein sequence is MAPRVLNPQVKSSLCGSTFLDRGSIEEQGAPPPLRSYLCLTIFTCFCPAYPVNIVALVFSVMSRNSYYHGDYDGSRRLGRNALYVAVASIIIGLLIIAVLCIVHFTTMAF, encoded by the exons ATGGCTCCTAGAGTCTTAAATCCACAGGTAAAAAGTTCCCTGTGTGGCAGCACATTTTTGGACCGTGGTTCTATAGAAGAGCAGGGCGCTCCACCTCCACTCCGCAGCTACCTTTGTTTGACTATTTTCACCTGCTTTTGTCCAGCGTACCCCGTCAACATTGTGGCCCTGGTCTTCTCTGTCATG TCCAGAAACAGCTATTATCACGGAGACTATGATGGGTCCAGGCGGCTGGGCAGGAACGCTCTCTATGTTGCGGTTGCCTCCATCATCATCGGCCTGCTCATCATTGCCGTCTTGTGCATCGTTCATTTTACCACA ATGGCGTTTTAG